The segment ttcttcttcattATTTTGATCACTCAGGGGACATTAAGCAGCAAAGTGCCCAGCTTTgccgcaattaaaacatttgaagggtaattttcccttatacttcttttTTAACTTTCTAACTAGCAAAGCTTCTATAGCATTTGAAAGTTTAGACTCACTATCTAGTTCCTCCTTCTTTTCTACTTTAAATGcagtttctttagaactagaaggaTTACTACCtatcctcatttcataggctgtgagTATGCTTTGTAGGCTGTCAAGAGACATAGTTGAaaagcttttcttttcttctaaagttgacaCCTTAGTTTCAAATTTAGGAAGTAAAGTTCTAATAACCTTTCTGacaacatctttttcatcaacattttcaccaagaccccttcttgaattcacaacttcatcaattctaagaaaataatttgcaatagtctcatcttctttcattctcaatGACTCAAACTGATTCTTGAGTGTGAGAATTTTAGATTCTTTGACCTTTGCATCACCTTGATAAATAGTTTCAAGCTTGCTCCATATTTCATGAGCAGATGCACAATACATAACTTTAACAAACACATCCTTGGTAAGACCACACAAGAGAGCATGTTTTGCTCTAGCATTTAACTCATACTGAGATTTAGCATCAGGATCTGAAGGAATAGCATTAGGAacaacatattttgtgataacaatgTTCCACACATTTACATCAACAGAGATCAAGTacgtttccattctgatcttccaaaaCACATAATCTGTGCCATCAAAGAGGGGAGCTCTTGAAAGAGAGGCACCTTCTTGTGAATAAGCCATGACAAGACTTCCAAAAGACCAGGAAGAATCCCTAGGATAGACCTAAAAGATGGGACCctacactctgataccacttgttggaagtggattgactctgagaggggggggtgaatcagagtcaatAATCAATTTAACTCTCTTTAATTTTTTCTTACTTTGGAAAACTCTTTTAACACACATATGACACCCTAACTTGTATCGAAGCATGCATTTCTGATTAAACAATATATATAATTGAGTAATCTTGATATGCTTCTTATTGAACTTGTCAAAGCATCAAATTATGACTggtagaattaattaaaaaacaaagtgaccagcataaagaattaaaattttgtagAACAACAATGAAGCATAAATAAATGTATCAGAGCATTCATCTAATGGAACACATAAAGTGGATTAGCACACAACAcagattttcatgagtggaaaaccctcttggggtagaaaaaccactcgataaaagaatattttattatctcAAGAAGCACCCACTCCTTACACTGTATTTAGAAGTCTCAAACttcaaggagcaccgacccctatgtcacaaatgatatcaagaaaaTATCTCCAATTGCGAGCACTGATAAATTCAGAAGTGCATCATATTATGCAACTCTCAACTTGTCAATCACTGAACAAGATTAATACAAAAGATGGTCTATCACCGCCAtctctatttttttttcattttttttgttacaCCCTGTTATATTCAAGAGATCTATCcttcatcaagcaaaaccaactaaCAAAACTTCTTCCTTGACCACGCTCCAAAATCAGGTTCCCAAACTGTAATACAGGTTTTATAGAACTGAATCACAACCGGAATAAAACTGTTTTGTGTGTTCATCCTTGAgtagggttaccaaaccctaacttaggttggagttaataaaaatttatcaccaaaataaATGTACTGCATAGGATCTCTTTAGAAATACTTCTTTCCTTTTCccaatttttgtttaaaaaaaattacttGTGATTATTTCTTTGGAAGAATATAGTAGCAAGAAAGATATTTTTAATCTTTGCATTTTTGATAACTGGAAAAATACTCGGGaccatctttttcatttttttaaaaatagaagagtaaacacttttatctttctattttttttcttctttcacttCCATTTTACTTTTTACCCTTCATGGTTTGACAAGAGAAAacacttttatctttctttctttttttttctttcacttccttTTTTTTACTTTTTACCCCTCACGGTTTCACAAAACATACTGCAAAAATAACAATTTGACAATTTGATGCTAAAACAATTGCGAGAAATCCCCACAAAATTAGCCATAAAATATTACCATCTGAAGCATTCATACCTGTAGATTATTAAATCAAAAAATACCACAATGCAAATTTGAAGAACCACTGGTCATTGAACCTACCTTCTTCTCTTCCACAAAAAGTTTCACTATCAATGAATACCAAAAATTAATCTGCTTACACCTGTCCACTATTCATAGAGATAAAGCTATATAATCACCAAaacctttttgtcatcaaggacaatgcAGCATAACAAAGGTAACATTTTCTGCCACTGACAATTTCAAGAACCACTAAACCAAAGCTGTAGGTGTCAGCTTTCTCTGTTAATTGCCCACGGTTAGCGTATTCAGGAGCCGTGTATCctctacaaaaagaaaaagaacagtGTTAGTATCTATATTGAAAACTTTGAAATTGGGAAAAACAGTGGAGTAAGTAGTTTTCTCACAGCGTTCCTGCAAATTTTGAGCTAAGATGACTTTTATCATCTGGAAGAAGTCTTGCCAGCCCAAAATCTGCTATTTTTGGCTCAAAGTTCTCATCAAGTaatatattgcttgatttgatatcACGATGGATGATACAGACATGGAATTCCTCATGGAGATAGGCAAGACCACGAGCAGTGCCCAAGATAATGTTGAACCTTTCCTTCCAACTCAAAGTTTTTTTATGTTCTCCTGCATGTGGGGCAACTCACTAGAGTTTCAAAACCTATCAATTTATTTGTAATAGATTTAAAAAGCAACAGAGGAAAGTTGAGGAGTAGCAAACCAAATAATATTCTGTCGAGGTTGTTGTTGGGCATGTACTCATAAACCAGGAATCTTTCTTGGCCTTGTCTGCAACATCCAAGTAAACGCACAAGATTTTTGTGATGAACATTAGAAATGAGTTTCACTTCGCTTTCAAATTCAGAAATTGCACGGGCAGAGCGACCTATTAACAACTTCTTTACTGCCACAGCTTTACCACTTTTCAATGTACCCTACAAATATCAAGTAACCCATCATTTGAATACGTTAACACACAAGCCTAATTAGGGAAGGAAATAATTGATAATTTACCTTAAATACTTCACCAAACCCTCCTTCTCCAAGTTTATTCATTGGATCAAAATCGTTGGttgcttgtttcagtaccttgaAGTCAAAATCTCCTAGGCCACGAAGTTCTGTTGCTCCTTCAGTATCCACTGTTCCATATTTTTGTTATATCAGTATTAATTAAGATCGAATAGACTTGCAAGGTTTTGCTTCCTTAtctataatatattaaatttagcCTTTTAAGAGTTTACCTTGTTTCTGGCTTGGCCGAATTATTTTCTTCTGGAAGACAAGGAGACAAGTTATAAGGCCAAGTAGGAATACCCCTCCGACAATACCAATTATTATCCACACTGCAGAACTCACCTTCTTCTTCCCTGAAAAATAAGATGGAGAATACCTCAACTATGAACAAACCATTGCAAATAAGAGTAAATGTCTAACATAAATTTTAACCAAAAGTGATTCAGGTGATTTTATGAAATTACATTTCTGAAATTGTAAATTCAAACGTGCATCTATGTGTGGAAAAAAGGTTAACAAAATTGCAAGCTCTTCAATTGAATATAATTAAATTGTAACCTGAGGGTAAGAAAAGTGCCAAGTCGATAGTCGCATTGCTTGGATAAAAGGGTTTGGAATCATATCGCAAGTAGTAGCTGGCGTTTATAGCCCGTCCCTCGGAGCTAGGAAAACACTTATTTATGTTTTCCTGAGCAGTACTCAGACAATTTTCGTAGGAATCCCTTTGAATGGAACGCAGACAGAAGGCAAGTCCATAGATAGTCGTATTAGATGGCCCCTGTCTGGTCTGCGCAGCAAAATAACCATTTATTCGCGGAGTCGCGCTGCAAAGATCACTTATCAAACTTCGACCTGTTGCCGAAAATGAACTGGAAGCTGCGGCGTGGACTTGGCCGCACACCGGTTTATGTGTGGCATCAGTATATTTATCATAAAAATTGTTATTCTCGTAACGCAGATAACAACCGTCGTAGTATGCTTTGCAGGACATATAGGGACAGTTGCGTGCTTGCTTCTCTACAACCTTTATGCAGTCGACGCAATCGGCAGGGGATTTATCCTTTCTACACTGCGCCAGAACGTATACCGAATCTGCCAGATCTGTTGCTATCTCCTCGTCTGTTGTAGCAAATCCAGATGGAGCAACTTTTTCCACCACAGTTTCCAGCGCGGCGTTCAAAATTTGCTTAAAGACGGTGGCGTTGCCGTTGGGGCCATAGTTGCATTGGTAGGATAAAAGCGTGGCCTCGGGATCTGCTCTAATGGGAGCCATTGCTATGCATAATAAAATAACAAACCTTAAAATTTTATCTGCAGGCTCGGCAGTTGCATCGACCACTCTCCAATTCCCCATTGATATTCAATGCAAACTTGAAATACCAGTGCCGAAGACGTATTTTGCTGCTTTGAAGACCACCAAATCTTATAAACCATGATAATAAAAAATATCGTTAGAAATAGACCTAGTGTTAGTCCTAACCCTGATTACCGTTAAAGTTATGTTTATAATAGAATTAGTATTATTGTTAGATTTAGAATTAGAGTTATGATTAAGGATACAATCAAAATTATGTTAAGGAAAGGAAATCGTGGAGAGAGTTCTAAGGATTTTTTGCATGGTTGTTTCTCTGTATTGTGTGTTTCTTTGTGGTTTTTTTGATGTCATATCATATTTATTGCGAGATGTTTTAGCCTTTTCATGGCCTCAACCAGCCTCAACCTAGCTAGTGTTGGAGTTTTGGCATTTGGCAATCATGACACCACCAATCAAACGACCTAGGAAATTTGTTTCCAAAGTTTTTCACGAGGTACACCTTCTGGTACCCCAGATTTTGTCTTGCTTGTTCAAGGCTTGTCAATGGCTTGAAATGTTTACTTTAATAGGCTATTTTGTGGGGAAGGTTCCACCTGAAAGCATGCTTCCTAAATGGATTGCCAACGCCTAGGCCCCTCATGGGGTCAAGGTTGACGGCATCCAGAATCTCACCAAAGGATTTTTTTGTTTCGTTTCGACGATTCCACCCACGTGCACGATATTATACATCATTGGGCTTGGTTTGTTCAATCCTCTTTGCCTGTTTTTTAGTCATGGTCGTGAGACTTTTCTGTCTTTGACGAAAAGAAGCCGAAAGTCCTAGTCTGGATAGAGTTTTTTGGTCTCCCCTTTCCTTGTTACCCCTTTATGCAGACGATTGCCCAATCCATTGGCAAGGTGGTTTGCATGGACCCCGATCATTTTTCCATACCTATCCTCAAAAAAGGGTAATGCATTGAAGTGGATTTGTTTCAGGACCTCAAAAAGTCTAAAGATAGTTAGATAGGAGGTTTGTGTTACTCTCAACAAGTAATTTATCTAAACTTGCCATATACTTGTTTTTGGTGCCAATCTTTAGAACATAAGATTAAGGACTATCCTCTGGTTCCCTCGAGAGATAGAAATCCTCCCAAGGAGGCTGCTCCTCCTTGTTTTGAAGCTCCCAAAACTAAGGAGGGTTGGACTACCATTGTTCGCAAAGGAAAGGGCTTTTCAACCACTTCTCAAAATCCTTCAAACTCTATTGTTTCTCAAATGCAACCCCAAGTTTCTTCATAGCACAGCCACAACCATAGCCATCACCATCGCAACAACCAATTTCAAACCATGTTTTACAGGGGAAGAAGCCTACAGGCTCCGATGGTGCCCACTCTTCTTAGGGATGCACCCCCTGCCCGCTTCTCTTGTTTCAGTTCAAACATCCTATCTATGTGGTTCTCATAGCCCTTCTACGTGTGTTGAGGATAGCAACAGACCTCCTGAAAAGTGGCGAGTAGTTCCACACTTAGGTttctagtcaattttttttttgcaaaacagtTTCTCCTCTGTTGACGACAAGGATAACATGCATGATTTTCAATCATGAATTTCATGTCTAGGAATGTTCGAGGTCTTTCTGACCTTTCTTGGAAGTATTTCGTGTGGGATACTTGACTGAATATCTgggtattgtttttttttaatttttaagagaTTAAAATTGTTGCTTTCATGTTTACTACTACATGCCATGTTATTTGGTCAAATGGCCAAGTTTTTGCTTCAGATCATGAAGCTAGTTGAGGAGGTATTGTCACCCTTCTCTTGCCATGTTGGCAATCCTCTATTGTGAATTGTGGAGTGGACCCACTCAGAGATTGGTTTGGGTCCTCATATTAGTTGAAAATCATTCCTTTaggatcattaatgtttatgctcccaatgatggtGTGGAAAGATCTCACCTTTAGCGATGGATTGTAGATTTATTGCCACCTACTACTTGGGTTTTGTGTGGCGACTTTAATATGGTTGAGGTGGTTTCTGATAATGAAGGTGTTTTGCCTTTTTGATGGACAA is part of the Cryptomeria japonica chromosome 10, Sugi_1.0, whole genome shotgun sequence genome and harbors:
- the LOC131054440 gene encoding cysteine-rich receptor-like protein kinase 2, encoding MGNWRVVDATAEPADKILRFVILLCIAMAPIRADPEATLLSYQCNYGPNGNATVFKQILNAALETVVEKVAPSGFATTDEEIATDLADSVYVLAQCRKDKSPADCVDCIKVVEKQARNCPYMSCKAYYDGCYLRYENNNFYDKYTDATHKPVCGQVHAAASSSFSATGRSLISDLCSATPRINGYFAAQTRQGPSNTTIYGLAFCLRSIQRDSYENCLSTAQENINKCFPSSEGRAINASYYLRYDSKPFYPSNATIDLALFLPSGKKKVSSAVWIIIGIVGGVFLLGLITCLLVFQKKIIRPSQKQVDTEGATELRGLGDFDFKVLKQATNDFDPMNKLGEGGFGEVFKGTLKSGKAVAVKKLLIGRSARAISEFESEVKLISNVHHKNLVRLLGCCRQGQERFLVYEYMPNNNLDRILFGEHKKTLSWKERFNIILGTARGLAYLHEEFHVCIIHRDIKSSNILLDENFEPKIADFGLARLLPDDKSHLSSKFAGTLGYTAPEYANRGQLTEKADTYSFGLVVLEIVSGRKCYLCYAALSLMTKRFW